In the Drosophila biarmipes strain raj3 chromosome X, RU_DBia_V1.1, whole genome shotgun sequence genome, one interval contains:
- the LOC108036171 gene encoding sodium/potassium/calcium exchanger 4 isoform X1 has protein sequence MRRMRNIPRPVIRNAIVQGIRDPDINCTQPAIDDFPRDLFSETQRQSGAVVLHVIASLYLFVALAVVCDEYFVPAVEKICAALNMSNDVAGATFMAAATSAPELFVNVIGTFITEGDIGVGTIVGSAVFNILAVAACCGIGAGMTIPLDWWPLTRDSIAYGVTVAILICVMHDERVEWYEALILVSLYAVYLAVMYFDKTFQKCAKGGVKQARSRSRSSNCSIHTKNSNEKEPELVENRICQNMANIQLNGGLNNDQAKATGASSEGTTTISFTTSTMTTTMGTTAHSVGASGGGGATGDVPSGPGAIAQLATLDGGEAEQQQTDTAVGEDREEEGYSLLTYPKDKSCFAQFTWLIIWPIHLLFRVAIPDCKKAKNNKIFPLTFIMCIVWIGSLSYVVAWMITIIGDTLKIPDSVMGITFLAAGTSVPEAVSSVIVAKRGHGSMGICNSIGSNTFDILLCLGVPWLIKAVFFPIQPGQNYVAINSAGLEYSAITLLSTLFLLYLTFSTNKFKLDKKVGTACLVMYLVFMVFASLIELNVFFRVNLPTCGRS, from the exons ATgaggcgtatgcgcaatatcCCCCGGCCGGTAATCCGGAATGCTATAGTCCAGGGCATCCGTGACCCAG ATATCAATTGCACTCAACCCGCCATCGATGACTTCCCCAGAGATTTGTTCTCGGAGACGCAAAGGCAGTCCGGTGCTGTTGTACTTCATGTTATAGccagtttatatttattcgtAGCCTTAGCCGTAGTGTGTGATGAGTACTTTGTGCCAGCAGTTGAGAAAATATGTGCAG CACTCAACATGTCCAATGATGTGGCGGGGGCCACGTTCATGGCTGCGGCCACTTCCGCCCCTGAGCTGTTTGTTAACGTGATAGGTACCTTCATCACGGAGGGCGATATCGGAGTAGGCACTATCGTCGGATCGGCGGTATTTAACATCCTGGCGGTGGCCGCCTGTTGCGGCATTGGAGCTGGAATG ACCATACCCCTGGACTGGTGGCCGCTGACACGGGACAGCATTGCCTACGGAGTCACAGTGGCCATTCTCATCTGTGTTATGCACGACGAGCGCGTCGAGTGGTACGAGGCACTCATTCTGGTTTCCCTTTACGCCGTCTACCTGGCGGTCATGTATTTCGACAAAACATTCCAAAAGTGCGCCAAAG GTGGCGTTAAGCAGGCTCGTTCGCGCAGCAGGTCCTCCAATTGCAGCATACACACAAAGAACAGCAATGAGAAGGAACCAG AGCTCGTGGAAAATCGCATTTGCCAAAACATGGCCAACATTCAGCTGAATGGAGGACTCAACAATGACCAGGCAAAGGCTACAGGTGCTTCCAGTGAAGGCACTACCACGATTTCATTTACCACCTCAACCATGACCACTACGATGGGAACGACGGCCCATAGTGTCGGAGCtagcggaggaggaggtgcgACAGGGGATGTGCCGTCAGGACCAGGGGCCATTGCCCAGTTGGCAACACTTGACGGTGGGGAGGCAGAACAACAGCAAACTGACACAGCCGTCGGTGAGGATCGCGAGGAAGAGGGCTATTCCCTGCTCACTTACCCGAAGGACAAGAGCTGTTTCGCCCAGTTTACCTGGCTCATTATCTGGCCGATTCACCTGCTATTTCGCGTGGCCATCCCTGACTGCAAAaaggccaaaaacaacaagattTTCCCGCTTACCTTCATCATGTGCATCGTCTGGATCGGATCGCTGTCCTATGTGGTTGCGTGGATGATAACCATTATCG GTGACACACTTAAAATACCTGATTCGGTGATGGGGATTACTTTCCTGGCGGCTGGAACCAGTGTTCCCGAAGCGGTGTCTAGTGTGATCGTGGCGAAGCGCG GCCACGGATCGATGGGAATCTGCAACTCTATTGGGTCGAACACCTTCGACATCCTGCTCTGCTTGGGGGTACCTTGGCTGATCAAGGCGGTCTTCTTTCCAATTCAGCCGGGCCAGAACTACGtagccataaattctgccggATTGGAGTACTCGGCGATTACTTTGCTGTCGACGCTGTTCCTGCTTTACCTAACATTCTCTACGAACAAGTTCAAGCTGGATAAAAAGGTGGGAACCGCCTGCCTAGTGATGTATCTGGTCTTTATGGTTTTCGCCTCCCTCATCGAACTCAATGTGTTCTTTCGCGTCAACCTGCCCACCTGCGGTCGATCATGA
- the LOC108036171 gene encoding sodium/potassium/calcium exchanger 4 isoform X3: MEDYWGLSSTTDINCTQPAIDDFPRDLFSETQRQSGAVVLHVIASLYLFVALAVVCDEYFVPAVEKICAALNMSNDVAGATFMAAATSAPELFVNVIGTFITEGDIGVGTIVGSAVFNILAVAACCGIGAGMTIPLDWWPLTRDSIAYGVTVAILICVMHDERVEWYEALILVSLYAVYLAVMYFDKTFQKCAKGGVKQARSRSRSSNCSIHTKNSNEKEPELVENRICQNMANIQLNGGLNNDQAKATGASSEGTTTISFTTSTMTTTMGTTAHSVGASGGGGATGDVPSGPGAIAQLATLDGGEAEQQQTDTAVGEDREEEGYSLLTYPKDKSCFAQFTWLIIWPIHLLFRVAIPDCKKAKNNKIFPLTFIMCIVWIGSLSYVVAWMITIIGDTLKIPDSVMGITFLAAGTSVPEAVSSVIVAKRGHGSMGICNSIGSNTFDILLCLGVPWLIKAVFFPIQPGQNYVAINSAGLEYSAITLLSTLFLLYLTFSTNKFKLDKKVGTACLVMYLVFMVFASLIELNVFFRVNLPTCGRS, encoded by the exons ATGGAAGACTATTGGGGTCTTAGCAGCACTACGG ATATCAATTGCACTCAACCCGCCATCGATGACTTCCCCAGAGATTTGTTCTCGGAGACGCAAAGGCAGTCCGGTGCTGTTGTACTTCATGTTATAGccagtttatatttattcgtAGCCTTAGCCGTAGTGTGTGATGAGTACTTTGTGCCAGCAGTTGAGAAAATATGTGCAG CACTCAACATGTCCAATGATGTGGCGGGGGCCACGTTCATGGCTGCGGCCACTTCCGCCCCTGAGCTGTTTGTTAACGTGATAGGTACCTTCATCACGGAGGGCGATATCGGAGTAGGCACTATCGTCGGATCGGCGGTATTTAACATCCTGGCGGTGGCCGCCTGTTGCGGCATTGGAGCTGGAATG ACCATACCCCTGGACTGGTGGCCGCTGACACGGGACAGCATTGCCTACGGAGTCACAGTGGCCATTCTCATCTGTGTTATGCACGACGAGCGCGTCGAGTGGTACGAGGCACTCATTCTGGTTTCCCTTTACGCCGTCTACCTGGCGGTCATGTATTTCGACAAAACATTCCAAAAGTGCGCCAAAG GTGGCGTTAAGCAGGCTCGTTCGCGCAGCAGGTCCTCCAATTGCAGCATACACACAAAGAACAGCAATGAGAAGGAACCAG AGCTCGTGGAAAATCGCATTTGCCAAAACATGGCCAACATTCAGCTGAATGGAGGACTCAACAATGACCAGGCAAAGGCTACAGGTGCTTCCAGTGAAGGCACTACCACGATTTCATTTACCACCTCAACCATGACCACTACGATGGGAACGACGGCCCATAGTGTCGGAGCtagcggaggaggaggtgcgACAGGGGATGTGCCGTCAGGACCAGGGGCCATTGCCCAGTTGGCAACACTTGACGGTGGGGAGGCAGAACAACAGCAAACTGACACAGCCGTCGGTGAGGATCGCGAGGAAGAGGGCTATTCCCTGCTCACTTACCCGAAGGACAAGAGCTGTTTCGCCCAGTTTACCTGGCTCATTATCTGGCCGATTCACCTGCTATTTCGCGTGGCCATCCCTGACTGCAAAaaggccaaaaacaacaagattTTCCCGCTTACCTTCATCATGTGCATCGTCTGGATCGGATCGCTGTCCTATGTGGTTGCGTGGATGATAACCATTATCG GTGACACACTTAAAATACCTGATTCGGTGATGGGGATTACTTTCCTGGCGGCTGGAACCAGTGTTCCCGAAGCGGTGTCTAGTGTGATCGTGGCGAAGCGCG GCCACGGATCGATGGGAATCTGCAACTCTATTGGGTCGAACACCTTCGACATCCTGCTCTGCTTGGGGGTACCTTGGCTGATCAAGGCGGTCTTCTTTCCAATTCAGCCGGGCCAGAACTACGtagccataaattctgccggATTGGAGTACTCGGCGATTACTTTGCTGTCGACGCTGTTCCTGCTTTACCTAACATTCTCTACGAACAAGTTCAAGCTGGATAAAAAGGTGGGAACCGCCTGCCTAGTGATGTATCTGGTCTTTATGGTTTTCGCCTCCCTCATCGAACTCAATGTGTTCTTTCGCGTCAACCTGCCCACCTGCGGTCGATCATGA
- the LOC108036171 gene encoding sodium/potassium/calcium exchanger 4 isoform X2, translating to MSNDVAGATFMAAATSAPELFVNVIGTFITEGDIGVGTIVGSAVFNILAVAACCGIGAGMTIPLDWWPLTRDSIAYGVTVAILICVMHDERVEWYEALILVSLYAVYLAVMYFDKTFQKCAKGGVKQARSRSRSSNCSIHTKNSNEKEPELVENRICQNMANIQLNGGLNNDQAKATGASSEGTTTISFTTSTMTTTMGTTAHSVGASGGGGATGDVPSGPGAIAQLATLDGGEAEQQQTDTAVGEDREEEGYSLLTYPKDKSCFAQFTWLIIWPIHLLFRVAIPDCKKAKNNKIFPLTFIMCIVWIGSLSYVVAWMITIIGDTLKIPDSVMGITFLAAGTSVPEAVSSVIVAKRGHGSMGICNSIGSNTFDILLCLGVPWLIKAVFFPIQPGQNYVAINSAGLEYSAITLLSTLFLLYLTFSTNKFKLDKKVGTACLVMYLVFMVFASLIELNVFFRVNLPTCGRS from the exons ATGTCCAATGATGTGGCGGGGGCCACGTTCATGGCTGCGGCCACTTCCGCCCCTGAGCTGTTTGTTAACGTGATAGGTACCTTCATCACGGAGGGCGATATCGGAGTAGGCACTATCGTCGGATCGGCGGTATTTAACATCCTGGCGGTGGCCGCCTGTTGCGGCATTGGAGCTGGAATG ACCATACCCCTGGACTGGTGGCCGCTGACACGGGACAGCATTGCCTACGGAGTCACAGTGGCCATTCTCATCTGTGTTATGCACGACGAGCGCGTCGAGTGGTACGAGGCACTCATTCTGGTTTCCCTTTACGCCGTCTACCTGGCGGTCATGTATTTCGACAAAACATTCCAAAAGTGCGCCAAAG GTGGCGTTAAGCAGGCTCGTTCGCGCAGCAGGTCCTCCAATTGCAGCATACACACAAAGAACAGCAATGAGAAGGAACCAG AGCTCGTGGAAAATCGCATTTGCCAAAACATGGCCAACATTCAGCTGAATGGAGGACTCAACAATGACCAGGCAAAGGCTACAGGTGCTTCCAGTGAAGGCACTACCACGATTTCATTTACCACCTCAACCATGACCACTACGATGGGAACGACGGCCCATAGTGTCGGAGCtagcggaggaggaggtgcgACAGGGGATGTGCCGTCAGGACCAGGGGCCATTGCCCAGTTGGCAACACTTGACGGTGGGGAGGCAGAACAACAGCAAACTGACACAGCCGTCGGTGAGGATCGCGAGGAAGAGGGCTATTCCCTGCTCACTTACCCGAAGGACAAGAGCTGTTTCGCCCAGTTTACCTGGCTCATTATCTGGCCGATTCACCTGCTATTTCGCGTGGCCATCCCTGACTGCAAAaaggccaaaaacaacaagattTTCCCGCTTACCTTCATCATGTGCATCGTCTGGATCGGATCGCTGTCCTATGTGGTTGCGTGGATGATAACCATTATCG GTGACACACTTAAAATACCTGATTCGGTGATGGGGATTACTTTCCTGGCGGCTGGAACCAGTGTTCCCGAAGCGGTGTCTAGTGTGATCGTGGCGAAGCGCG GCCACGGATCGATGGGAATCTGCAACTCTATTGGGTCGAACACCTTCGACATCCTGCTCTGCTTGGGGGTACCTTGGCTGATCAAGGCGGTCTTCTTTCCAATTCAGCCGGGCCAGAACTACGtagccataaattctgccggATTGGAGTACTCGGCGATTACTTTGCTGTCGACGCTGTTCCTGCTTTACCTAACATTCTCTACGAACAAGTTCAAGCTGGATAAAAAGGTGGGAACCGCCTGCCTAGTGATGTATCTGGTCTTTATGGTTTTCGCCTCCCTCATCGAACTCAATGTGTTCTTTCGCGTCAACCTGCCCACCTGCGGTCGATCATGA
- the LOC108036171 gene encoding sodium/potassium/calcium exchanger 3 isoform X5, whose protein sequence is MKYINCTQPAIDDFPRDLFSETQRQSGAVVLHVIASLYLFVALAVVCDEYFVPAVEKICAALNMSNDVAGATFMAAATSAPELFVNVIGTFITEGDIGVGTIVGSAVFNILAVAACCGIGAGMTIPLDWWPLTRDSIAYGVTVAILICVMHDERVEWYEALILVSLYAVYLAVMYFDKTFQKCAKELVENRICQNMANIQLNGGLNNDQAKATGASSEGTTTISFTTSTMTTTMGTTAHSVGASGGGGATGDVPSGPGAIAQLATLDGGEAEQQQTDTAVGEDREEEGYSLLTYPKDKSCFAQFTWLIIWPIHLLFRVAIPDCKKAKNNKIFPLTFIMCIVWIGSLSYVVAWMITIIGDTLKIPDSVMGITFLAAGTSVPEAVSSVIVAKRGHGSMGICNSIGSNTFDILLCLGVPWLIKAVFFPIQPGQNYVAINSAGLEYSAITLLSTLFLLYLTFSTNKFKLDKKVGTACLVMYLVFMVFASLIELNVFFRVNLPTCGRS, encoded by the exons ATGAAAT ATATCAATTGCACTCAACCCGCCATCGATGACTTCCCCAGAGATTTGTTCTCGGAGACGCAAAGGCAGTCCGGTGCTGTTGTACTTCATGTTATAGccagtttatatttattcgtAGCCTTAGCCGTAGTGTGTGATGAGTACTTTGTGCCAGCAGTTGAGAAAATATGTGCAG CACTCAACATGTCCAATGATGTGGCGGGGGCCACGTTCATGGCTGCGGCCACTTCCGCCCCTGAGCTGTTTGTTAACGTGATAGGTACCTTCATCACGGAGGGCGATATCGGAGTAGGCACTATCGTCGGATCGGCGGTATTTAACATCCTGGCGGTGGCCGCCTGTTGCGGCATTGGAGCTGGAATG ACCATACCCCTGGACTGGTGGCCGCTGACACGGGACAGCATTGCCTACGGAGTCACAGTGGCCATTCTCATCTGTGTTATGCACGACGAGCGCGTCGAGTGGTACGAGGCACTCATTCTGGTTTCCCTTTACGCCGTCTACCTGGCGGTCATGTATTTCGACAAAACATTCCAAAAGTGCGCCAAAG AGCTCGTGGAAAATCGCATTTGCCAAAACATGGCCAACATTCAGCTGAATGGAGGACTCAACAATGACCAGGCAAAGGCTACAGGTGCTTCCAGTGAAGGCACTACCACGATTTCATTTACCACCTCAACCATGACCACTACGATGGGAACGACGGCCCATAGTGTCGGAGCtagcggaggaggaggtgcgACAGGGGATGTGCCGTCAGGACCAGGGGCCATTGCCCAGTTGGCAACACTTGACGGTGGGGAGGCAGAACAACAGCAAACTGACACAGCCGTCGGTGAGGATCGCGAGGAAGAGGGCTATTCCCTGCTCACTTACCCGAAGGACAAGAGCTGTTTCGCCCAGTTTACCTGGCTCATTATCTGGCCGATTCACCTGCTATTTCGCGTGGCCATCCCTGACTGCAAAaaggccaaaaacaacaagattTTCCCGCTTACCTTCATCATGTGCATCGTCTGGATCGGATCGCTGTCCTATGTGGTTGCGTGGATGATAACCATTATCG GTGACACACTTAAAATACCTGATTCGGTGATGGGGATTACTTTCCTGGCGGCTGGAACCAGTGTTCCCGAAGCGGTGTCTAGTGTGATCGTGGCGAAGCGCG GCCACGGATCGATGGGAATCTGCAACTCTATTGGGTCGAACACCTTCGACATCCTGCTCTGCTTGGGGGTACCTTGGCTGATCAAGGCGGTCTTCTTTCCAATTCAGCCGGGCCAGAACTACGtagccataaattctgccggATTGGAGTACTCGGCGATTACTTTGCTGTCGACGCTGTTCCTGCTTTACCTAACATTCTCTACGAACAAGTTCAAGCTGGATAAAAAGGTGGGAACCGCCTGCCTAGTGATGTATCTGGTCTTTATGGTTTTCGCCTCCCTCATCGAACTCAATGTGTTCTTTCGCGTCAACCTGCCCACCTGCGGTCGATCATGA
- the LOC108036171 gene encoding sodium/potassium/calcium exchanger 4 isoform X4: MKYINCTQPAIDDFPRDLFSETQRQSGAVVLHVIASLYLFVALAVVCDEYFVPAVEKICAALNMSNDVAGATFMAAATSAPELFVNVIGTFITEGDIGVGTIVGSAVFNILAVAACCGIGAGMTIPLDWWPLTRDSIAYGVTVAILICVMHDERVEWYEALILVSLYAVYLAVMYFDKTFQKCAKGGVKQARSRSRSSNCSIHTKNSNEKEPELVENRICQNMANIQLNGGLNNDQAKATGASSEGTTTISFTTSTMTTTMGTTAHSVGASGGGGATGDVPSGPGAIAQLATLDGGEAEQQQTDTAVGEDREEEGYSLLTYPKDKSCFAQFTWLIIWPIHLLFRVAIPDCKKAKNNKIFPLTFIMCIVWIGSLSYVVAWMITIIGDTLKIPDSVMGITFLAAGTSVPEAVSSVIVAKRGHGSMGICNSIGSNTFDILLCLGVPWLIKAVFFPIQPGQNYVAINSAGLEYSAITLLSTLFLLYLTFSTNKFKLDKKVGTACLVMYLVFMVFASLIELNVFFRVNLPTCGRS; the protein is encoded by the exons ATGAAAT ATATCAATTGCACTCAACCCGCCATCGATGACTTCCCCAGAGATTTGTTCTCGGAGACGCAAAGGCAGTCCGGTGCTGTTGTACTTCATGTTATAGccagtttatatttattcgtAGCCTTAGCCGTAGTGTGTGATGAGTACTTTGTGCCAGCAGTTGAGAAAATATGTGCAG CACTCAACATGTCCAATGATGTGGCGGGGGCCACGTTCATGGCTGCGGCCACTTCCGCCCCTGAGCTGTTTGTTAACGTGATAGGTACCTTCATCACGGAGGGCGATATCGGAGTAGGCACTATCGTCGGATCGGCGGTATTTAACATCCTGGCGGTGGCCGCCTGTTGCGGCATTGGAGCTGGAATG ACCATACCCCTGGACTGGTGGCCGCTGACACGGGACAGCATTGCCTACGGAGTCACAGTGGCCATTCTCATCTGTGTTATGCACGACGAGCGCGTCGAGTGGTACGAGGCACTCATTCTGGTTTCCCTTTACGCCGTCTACCTGGCGGTCATGTATTTCGACAAAACATTCCAAAAGTGCGCCAAAG GTGGCGTTAAGCAGGCTCGTTCGCGCAGCAGGTCCTCCAATTGCAGCATACACACAAAGAACAGCAATGAGAAGGAACCAG AGCTCGTGGAAAATCGCATTTGCCAAAACATGGCCAACATTCAGCTGAATGGAGGACTCAACAATGACCAGGCAAAGGCTACAGGTGCTTCCAGTGAAGGCACTACCACGATTTCATTTACCACCTCAACCATGACCACTACGATGGGAACGACGGCCCATAGTGTCGGAGCtagcggaggaggaggtgcgACAGGGGATGTGCCGTCAGGACCAGGGGCCATTGCCCAGTTGGCAACACTTGACGGTGGGGAGGCAGAACAACAGCAAACTGACACAGCCGTCGGTGAGGATCGCGAGGAAGAGGGCTATTCCCTGCTCACTTACCCGAAGGACAAGAGCTGTTTCGCCCAGTTTACCTGGCTCATTATCTGGCCGATTCACCTGCTATTTCGCGTGGCCATCCCTGACTGCAAAaaggccaaaaacaacaagattTTCCCGCTTACCTTCATCATGTGCATCGTCTGGATCGGATCGCTGTCCTATGTGGTTGCGTGGATGATAACCATTATCG GTGACACACTTAAAATACCTGATTCGGTGATGGGGATTACTTTCCTGGCGGCTGGAACCAGTGTTCCCGAAGCGGTGTCTAGTGTGATCGTGGCGAAGCGCG GCCACGGATCGATGGGAATCTGCAACTCTATTGGGTCGAACACCTTCGACATCCTGCTCTGCTTGGGGGTACCTTGGCTGATCAAGGCGGTCTTCTTTCCAATTCAGCCGGGCCAGAACTACGtagccataaattctgccggATTGGAGTACTCGGCGATTACTTTGCTGTCGACGCTGTTCCTGCTTTACCTAACATTCTCTACGAACAAGTTCAAGCTGGATAAAAAGGTGGGAACCGCCTGCCTAGTGATGTATCTGGTCTTTATGGTTTTCGCCTCCCTCATCGAACTCAATGTGTTCTTTCGCGTCAACCTGCCCACCTGCGGTCGATCATGA